The Georgenia faecalis genome includes a window with the following:
- the epsC gene encoding serine O-acetyltransferase EpsC, with translation MHHSPVPLRDLLREDLEAARRGDPAARTSLEVALGYPGVHALWLHRIAHRMWHAGPVLKLPARLLSQAARAFTGVEIHPGAVLGRRLFIDHGMGVVIGETAVVGEDVVMFHGTTLGGRSMTHGKRHPTVGDRVVIGAGAKVLGPVVIGDGARIGANAVIVKDVPAGAVAVGVPGAVRTRVSGIDPHADPALYI, from the coding sequence GTGCACCACTCCCCGGTCCCCCTGCGTGACCTCCTGCGTGAGGACCTCGAGGCCGCGCGCCGCGGCGACCCCGCGGCGCGCACCAGCCTCGAGGTGGCGCTCGGCTACCCCGGTGTGCACGCCCTGTGGCTGCACCGGATCGCCCACCGGATGTGGCACGCCGGGCCAGTGCTCAAGCTGCCGGCGCGGCTCCTGTCGCAGGCCGCCCGGGCGTTCACCGGCGTGGAGATCCACCCGGGCGCGGTGCTGGGGCGCCGGCTGTTCATCGACCACGGGATGGGCGTGGTCATCGGGGAGACGGCGGTGGTCGGCGAGGACGTCGTCATGTTCCACGGGACCACGCTCGGCGGGCGGTCGATGACCCACGGCAAGCGGCACCCGACCGTCGGCGACCGGGTCGTCATCGGGGCGGGGGCGAAGGTGCTCGGACCGGTCGTCATCGGCGACGGCGCCCGCATCGGGGCCAACGCGGTGATCGTCAAGGACGTTCCCGCCGGTGCGGTCGCCGTGGGCGTGCCGGGTGCCGTGCGCACCCGGGTCTCCGGCATCGACCCCCACGCGGACCCGGCGCTGTACATCTGA
- the cysK gene encoding cysteine synthase A, which produces MARIYDDVTQLIGRTPLVRLNTITKDSQATVLAKLEFYNPANSVKDRIGVAIVDAAEASGELPPGGTIVEATSGNTGIALAMVGAARGYDVVLAMPETMSKERRALLRAYGAELVLTPGAEGMKGAVAQAEQIVAERPGAILARQFANEANPAIHRRTTAEEIWADTDGAVDVVVAGIGTGGTITGVGQVLRERKPDIRLVAVEPAESPILNGGQPGPHKIQGIGANFVPPVLDTSIYDEVIDIDAETSMATARELATSEGILAGISSGAAVAGALQVAARPEMAGKTIVVVVPDFGERYLTTPLYAEFMD; this is translated from the coding sequence ATGGCCAGGATCTACGACGACGTCACCCAGCTCATCGGGCGCACCCCCCTCGTCCGCCTCAACACCATCACCAAGGACTCGCAGGCGACCGTGCTCGCCAAGCTCGAGTTCTACAACCCCGCGAACTCCGTCAAGGACCGCATCGGCGTCGCCATCGTCGACGCCGCCGAGGCGTCGGGCGAGCTGCCGCCGGGCGGCACCATCGTCGAGGCCACCTCGGGCAACACCGGTATCGCCCTGGCCATGGTGGGAGCGGCGCGCGGCTACGACGTCGTCCTCGCCATGCCCGAGACGATGAGCAAGGAGCGCCGCGCGCTGCTGCGGGCCTACGGCGCCGAGCTCGTCCTCACCCCGGGCGCGGAGGGCATGAAGGGCGCGGTGGCCCAGGCCGAGCAGATCGTCGCCGAGCGCCCGGGCGCCATCCTCGCGCGCCAGTTCGCCAACGAGGCCAACCCGGCCATCCACCGCCGCACGACGGCGGAGGAGATCTGGGCGGACACCGACGGCGCGGTCGACGTCGTCGTCGCCGGGATCGGCACCGGTGGCACCATCACCGGCGTGGGCCAGGTGCTCCGCGAGCGCAAGCCCGACATCCGGCTCGTGGCCGTCGAGCCCGCCGAGTCCCCCATCCTCAACGGCGGGCAGCCCGGGCCGCACAAGATCCAGGGCATCGGCGCCAACTTCGTCCCCCCGGTGCTCGACACGAGCATCTACGACGAGGTCATCGACATCGACGCCGAGACGTCCATGGCGACGGCGCGCGAGCTCGCCACGTCCGAGGGCATCCTCGCCGGGATCTCCTCCGGGGCAGCCGTCGCCGGCGCGCTCCAGGTCGCGGCCCGTCCGGAGATGGCGGGCAAGACGATCGTCGTCGTCGTCCCCGACTTCGGCGAGCGCTACCTCACCACCCCGCTCTACGCCGAGTTCATGGACTGA